In Caldisphaera lagunensis DSM 15908, a single genomic region encodes these proteins:
- a CDS encoding NAD(+)/NADH kinase, with translation MPGPVGIIINPNSGTDARRLTSNAQFMDSIQKLRIIKSVIMGLISTGINDIAVMPDYLGIAYNLIRDLKIEGVDLSIIDIDPEGDFNDTKNSIKIFRKENSPLIILLGGDGTIRAAAEESIDIPYLPLSTGTNNTIPYLVEGTVAGLAAGYFINYNIKEGLCNLNKIDIYINKEFKSIALVDVSTTNYKYKGTGIIDLSMIIDSVVIYGKPTSIGLASIGGLIYDMGCNSSKFVYINFNGNKYKIKAIASPGVVKNIDINYYKIVDVGNKILMEKSFFIEADGERLYPVDYEDEVISYVNPNGPKILDINKIMEFISKNQLFKESL, from the coding sequence ATGCCAGGACCAGTTGGAATTATAATAAATCCTAATTCAGGAACCGATGCTAGAAGGCTAACTTCTAATGCTCAATTTATGGATAGTATACAAAAACTCAGAATAATAAAAAGTGTAATTATGGGTTTAATATCAACAGGTATTAATGATATAGCTGTGATGCCGGATTATTTAGGTATAGCGTACAATTTGATAAGGGATTTGAAGATCGAAGGTGTAGATTTATCAATCATAGATATTGATCCTGAAGGAGATTTTAATGACACAAAAAATTCTATTAAGATTTTTAGAAAAGAAAATTCACCGTTGATAATACTGCTTGGTGGAGACGGGACTATTAGGGCAGCAGCTGAGGAGTCAATAGATATACCTTATCTTCCATTATCAACTGGAACGAATAATACAATTCCATATTTAGTTGAGGGCACTGTTGCAGGTTTAGCAGCAGGCTATTTTATTAATTATAACATTAAAGAAGGACTATGTAATTTAAATAAGATTGATATTTATATTAATAAAGAATTCAAATCAATAGCATTAGTCGATGTTTCTACAACTAACTATAAATATAAAGGGACAGGTATAATAGACTTATCAATGATAATAGATTCTGTAGTTATTTATGGGAAACCAACATCTATAGGTCTTGCTTCTATTGGTGGATTAATATACGATATGGGATGTAATTCTAGCAAATTTGTTTACATAAATTTCAATGGGAATAAATACAAAATTAAAGCAATTGCATCGCCTGGAGTTGTAAAAAATATAGATATAAATTATTATAAAATTGTTGATGTTGGAAATAAAATTTTAATGGAGAAATCGTTTTTTATAGAAGCTGATGGAGAAAGACTATATCCAGTAGATTATGAAGATGAGGTCATTTCCTATGTAAACCCAAACGGGCCAAAAATTTTAGATATAAATAAAATAATGGAATTTATTTCCAAGAATCAGTTATTTAAAGAAAGTCTATAG
- a CDS encoding lipoyl domain-containing protein, whose amino-acid sequence MIIQVPNSWDFNKFGYGIVADWYKKEGESVKEGEIICLIMVSKVRVEVKSNQSGKLVKIIANKGTKVKPGDALAEIE is encoded by the coding sequence ATGATAATACAAGTACCTAATTCATGGGATTTTAATAAATTTGGTTATGGTATTGTTGCAGACTGGTATAAAAAAGAAGGTGAAAGTGTAAAAGAAGGAGAAATTATATGCTTGATAATGGTATCAAAGGTTAGAGTTGAAGTTAAATCAAATCAAAGTGGAAAATTGGTAAAAATAATTGCTAATAAGGGTACCAAGGTTAAGCCTGGAGACGCTTTAGCAGAAATTGAGTGA
- a CDS encoding alpha-ketoacid dehydrogenase subunit alpha/beta yields the protein MVELNRDVALKMYKDMIKIRYFEDTIRKYYYEDKQPLFNIAAGPIPGEMHLAAGQEPAAVGLAIHLKNDDFVAATHRPHHIAIAKGVDLKKMAAEIFGKETGLGKGKGGHMHLFDKNASFGCSGIVGAAFPQAVGAGLAFKYLNKDNVAVAYGGDGAANQGTFHESLNLAALWKLPVIFVIEDNKYAISVPKSKSTAISRNADRAVSYGIPGVFIPDNDVFAMFEASKEAVERARSGKGPTLIEIETYRLYGHFEGDPEVYRPKDEVEKLKQKDPINRMREDLMKRKWLDEDLDGTIRSEAQKEVDEAIKFALESPYPKPEEALEDVYAYTPEIKEPEVKGNRRLPMYLAISEAISQEMERDKRVIVMGEDVGVYGGIFGATYGLYDKFGPERVIDTPISEAAFIGGALGAAMSGLRPIVELMFVDFLGVAFDQMFNHIAKDHYMSGGNINVPLVLQTAIGGGYNDAAQHSQVLYALFAHVPGFKVVVPSNSFDAKGLMISSIRDENPVVYMFHKGLMGLPWMPYPETSIAEVPEEEYEVPIGKAKIVRKGKDITIVSAALTVHRALEAANSLSKDGIEAEVIDLRTIKPLDRKTIIESVKDTKNLLVVDEDYMSFGLTGEVIASVAEESLTYVKSYRRIAVPDVPIPYSRPLEQFVQPSAKKIIETVHNMLGK from the coding sequence ATGGTAGAGCTAAATAGAGATGTAGCTTTGAAGATGTATAAGGATATGATTAAAATCAGATATTTTGAAGATACTATAAGAAAATATTATTATGAGGATAAACAACCATTATTTAATATTGCAGCCGGTCCAATACCAGGAGAAATGCATTTAGCAGCAGGGCAAGAGCCCGCAGCTGTTGGTTTGGCAATACATTTAAAAAATGATGATTTTGTAGCAGCTACTCATAGACCACATCACATAGCCATTGCAAAGGGTGTAGATTTGAAAAAAATGGCAGCAGAGATTTTCGGCAAGGAAACAGGTTTGGGTAAAGGCAAAGGAGGTCATATGCATTTGTTTGATAAAAATGCTAGCTTTGGCTGCAGCGGCATTGTTGGAGCAGCATTTCCTCAAGCAGTTGGTGCTGGATTAGCTTTTAAATATTTAAATAAAGATAACGTTGCAGTTGCTTATGGTGGTGATGGTGCAGCAAATCAAGGAACTTTTCATGAATCTTTGAATTTAGCAGCCCTTTGGAAGCTCCCTGTTATATTTGTAATTGAAGATAATAAATATGCAATAAGTGTTCCTAAGTCTAAATCAACAGCTATATCTAGGAATGCTGATAGAGCTGTATCATATGGAATTCCCGGAGTATTTATACCTGATAATGATGTGTTTGCAATGTTTGAAGCATCAAAAGAGGCCGTAGAGAGAGCTAGATCAGGTAAAGGGCCAACTCTAATAGAAATAGAGACTTATAGGCTTTATGGCCATTTTGAAGGAGATCCTGAAGTATATAGACCTAAAGATGAGGTAGAAAAGCTAAAACAGAAAGATCCTATAAATAGAATGAGAGAAGATTTAATGAAAAGAAAATGGCTTGATGAAGATTTAGATGGGACTATTAGAAGTGAAGCTCAAAAAGAGGTAGACGAGGCAATAAAGTTTGCTTTGGAAAGCCCATATCCTAAACCTGAAGAAGCTTTGGAAGATGTCTATGCATACACCCCAGAAATTAAGGAGCCTGAGGTTAAAGGGAACAGAAGGTTACCCATGTATTTGGCTATTTCTGAAGCAATTTCTCAAGAAATGGAAAGAGATAAAAGAGTTATTGTAATGGGTGAAGATGTTGGTGTTTATGGAGGGATATTTGGTGCAACATATGGTTTATATGATAAATTTGGTCCAGAAAGAGTTATTGATACTCCAATATCTGAGGCAGCTTTTATTGGAGGAGCTTTAGGTGCTGCAATGAGTGGACTAAGGCCAATTGTTGAATTAATGTTCGTTGATTTTCTTGGTGTAGCATTTGATCAAATGTTTAATCATATAGCTAAAGATCATTACATGAGTGGAGGAAATATTAACGTTCCATTAGTCCTTCAGACAGCTATTGGAGGAGGATATAATGATGCTGCTCAACATTCGCAAGTCTTATATGCTTTGTTTGCTCATGTTCCAGGATTTAAAGTAGTTGTTCCATCAAATTCTTTTGATGCAAAGGGGCTTATGATAAGTTCAATAAGAGATGAAAATCCTGTGGTTTATATGTTTCATAAAGGTTTAATGGGATTACCATGGATGCCTTATCCAGAAACTTCAATAGCAGAAGTACCTGAAGAAGAATATGAAGTCCCAATAGGTAAAGCTAAGATTGTTAGGAAAGGTAAAGACATAACTATTGTTTCCGCCGCTTTAACTGTTCATAGAGCATTAGAGGCTGCAAATAGCTTATCTAAAGATGGAATAGAAGCAGAAGTTATAGATCTTAGAACGATTAAACCCTTAGATAGGAAAACTATAATAGAAAGCGTTAAGGATACGAAGAATTTATTGGTTGTTGATGAAGATTACATGAGCTTTGGTCTAACTGGGGAAGTTATAGCATCAGTAGCAGAAGAATCTTTAACATATGTAAAATCATATAGAAGAATAGCGGTACCTGATGTACCTATACCATATAGTAGACCTCTTGAACAGTTTGTGCAGCCTTCAGCTAAGAAAATAATAGAGACTGTTCATAACATGTTAGGTAAATAA
- a CDS encoding OsmC family protein, with product MSELPPLPPAKILSKSSEGMIVFISNPEFSIKVGERNDKDRGFPTPLEVFVSSLAACETITFKAIAKNMLNVIPEVSTEIDGNFEWGKGLRSVNILMKVKGLKEEDANIIFEMTKNTCPVYVTVKNSGAEIKEKLIVE from the coding sequence TTGAGTGAATTACCTCCATTACCTCCTGCAAAGATTTTAAGTAAAAGTTCTGAAGGTATGATAGTCTTTATTTCTAATCCTGAATTCAGCATTAAGGTAGGGGAAAGAAATGATAAAGATAGAGGTTTTCCAACACCTCTTGAAGTTTTTGTATCAAGCCTAGCTGCATGTGAAACAATCACATTTAAAGCCATAGCAAAAAACATGTTAAATGTTATTCCCGAAGTATCAACAGAAATAGACGGAAATTTTGAATGGGGAAAAGGTTTACGTTCTGTAAACATATTAATGAAAGTCAAGGGCTTAAAAGAAGAAGATGCTAACATAATTTTTGAAATGACAAAGAATACATGCCCTGTTTATGTTACAGTAAAAAACTCTGGAGCAGAAATTAAAGAAAAGCTAATCGTTGAGTGA
- a CDS encoding dihydrolipoamide acetyltransferase family protein, translating into MEKNNSLPIKEIIEFDPIRQTIAERMMSSLQNSAQLTLMREAKVNGLVKFRESLQDSEYKPTYTEILVKIVAKLLTNEENKLLNSFIEDNKIKVVSTVNLGVAVATNYGLVVPVIKNANNKDLVQIVKELRELSNKAKNMQLTLEDIEGGTFTLTNLGMFGIDSFTPIINPPQTGILGVGRIYKRPEFDENNNVIPSYLTWLSLTFDHRVLDGASAAIFLKELSEILDDDKKIQAIV; encoded by the coding sequence ATGGAAAAAAATAACAGCCTACCTATTAAAGAAATAATAGAATTTGATCCAATAAGGCAAACTATAGCAGAAAGAATGATGAGTAGCCTACAAAACTCAGCACAATTAACTCTTATGAGAGAAGCAAAGGTAAATGGTTTGGTTAAATTTAGAGAAAGCCTTCAAGACAGCGAATATAAACCAACATATACAGAAATTTTGGTAAAAATTGTTGCAAAATTATTAACAAATGAAGAAAACAAACTACTAAATTCTTTTATTGAAGATAACAAAATTAAGGTAGTTTCAACTGTAAATCTAGGCGTTGCAGTAGCTACCAATTATGGATTGGTGGTTCCAGTTATAAAAAATGCAAATAATAAGGATTTAGTTCAAATAGTAAAAGAATTAAGAGAACTGAGCAATAAAGCAAAGAACATGCAGCTTACATTAGAAGATATAGAAGGAGGAACCTTTACTTTAACAAATTTGGGCATGTTTGGAATAGATTCATTTACTCCTATAATTAATCCTCCTCAAACTGGTATTTTGGGGGTAGGAAGAATATATAAAAGACCAGAATTTGATGAAAACAATAATGTTATACCTTCTTATTTAACATGGCTGAGCCTAACCTTTGATCATAGAGTTCTAGATGGAGCAAGTGCTGCGATATTTTTGAAAGAACTATCTGAAATATTAGATGATGATAAAAAAATTCAAGCTATTGTCTAA
- a CDS encoding MoaD/ThiS family protein has product MKINILFGGIYSQMAKFDKATIEIDTNYIDMEKLIYIIKENFKIDIKNDIEKGQALILVNGRNIKYIDKIKLNEGDFISLLPPVKGGKS; this is encoded by the coding sequence ATGAAGATAAACATATTATTTGGGGGTATTTATTCTCAGATGGCTAAATTTGATAAGGCTACCATAGAGATAGATACAAATTACATAGATATGGAGAAATTAATCTATATAATAAAAGAAAATTTCAAAATTGATATAAAAAATGACATAGAAAAGGGACAGGCATTAATTTTAGTTAATGGAAGAAATATAAAATATATAGATAAAATTAAATTAAATGAAGGAGATTTTATATCATTATTGCCCCCAGTAAAAGGAGGTAAATCATAA
- a CDS encoding TIGR00266 family protein encodes MKYETIGSEFQYLLVDLQPGEEIYVDGSHVIYKDKSVTLNAKMVGGFLSALKREITGTTFFLLEAIGPGKIALSSPLAGKVVKIDLGNRGILVEHTSFLASENTVKYESKLGSLTAGLFGGEGIFLAKLEGKGSVFLHAVGQVNELYLNNQELQVEAAHLLAFEEGLNYGITRVGNLKTMLFGDEGLFFVNLSGTGKVWVKSSSRRDVALSIYKYLPRRQ; translated from the coding sequence ATGAAATATGAAACTATAGGTAGCGAGTTTCAATATCTTTTAGTAGACTTGCAACCCGGTGAAGAAATATATGTTGACGGTAGCCACGTAATATATAAAGATAAGAGTGTTACACTAAATGCTAAAATGGTTGGTGGATTTTTATCAGCATTAAAAAGAGAAATAACCGGAACAACATTTTTCTTATTAGAAGCTATAGGTCCTGGTAAAATCGCATTATCTTCACCTCTAGCAGGTAAAGTCGTTAAAATAGATCTAGGAAACAGAGGAATACTTGTAGAACATACATCATTCTTAGCAAGCGAAAATACTGTTAAATATGAATCAAAGCTTGGAAGCCTAACAGCAGGATTATTTGGAGGAGAAGGTATATTTTTAGCTAAATTAGAAGGAAAGGGATCAGTATTTCTCCATGCTGTTGGGCAAGTAAATGAATTATATTTAAACAATCAAGAGTTACAGGTTGAAGCAGCACATCTATTAGCATTTGAAGAAGGATTAAATTATGGAATAACTAGAGTTGGAAATCTAAAAACTATGCTCTTCGGTGATGAAGGTCTATTTTTCGTAAACCTAAGCGGAACTGGAAAAGTTTGGGTTAAGAGCTCATCAAGAAGGGATGTTGCGTTATCTATATACAAGTATTTACCGAGAAGACAATAA
- a CDS encoding succinate dehydrogenase/fumarate reductase flavoprotein subunit: MPAELIKHDILIIGSGIAGLRAAAEIKRKYGDKLDVGIISKVHLMRSHSIAAEGGTAAVLYPEEGDSLALHAWDTIKGSDFLADQDAVWTFVKLMPEEILLLDHWGMPWSRREDGRIAQRPFGGHSYPRATMSTDKVGHNEMRTLYNKLLQYDKWERYDEWFATNFVVEDGVYKGLYAINMKDGKLYLFKSKAAIIATGGVGRLYAFTTYSHTATGDGLAMSFRAGVPVKDPEFVQFHPTGIVPQGILITEGARGEGGVLLNNKGERFMLRNDCAPKMKELAPRDVVSRCMVKEYLEGRAFIDEASGMPYLLLDLTHLGEEKINDKLPSIREIAIRYDGIDPVEQPIPVFPSAHYHMGGINADPYYRVLDEHGNWIRGLFTAGEASAASIHGANRLGSNSTAECLTSGRITGELAAQYALNSDFPDGPDPKRTKQEEDWVWGLLKRERGEPSYGIKHELQETMSKDFYVFRDGKGMKEGLSKILELRKRFINNAYIEDKGYIYNTDLVAAIETMNLLDNALIVSKSAINREESRGAHFRTDFPKRDDNNWLKHTLVIRNGNDDVSILYCPVTINTWKPVERKY, from the coding sequence ATGCCAGCAGAATTAATTAAACATGATATATTAATTATAGGAAGTGGGATAGCAGGATTAAGGGCTGCTGCAGAAATAAAGAGAAAATATGGGGATAAATTAGATGTGGGTATTATTAGTAAAGTGCATTTAATGAGAAGTCATAGCATAGCTGCAGAAGGAGGAACTGCAGCCGTTTTATATCCTGAAGAAGGGGATAGCTTAGCATTACATGCATGGGATACAATAAAGGGTAGTGATTTCTTAGCAGATCAAGATGCAGTATGGACCTTTGTTAAACTTATGCCGGAAGAAATTCTTTTATTAGATCATTGGGGTATGCCTTGGAGTAGAAGAGAAGATGGTAGAATTGCTCAAAGACCATTTGGAGGACACTCGTATCCAAGAGCAACTATGTCTACAGATAAAGTAGGTCATAATGAGATGAGAACTTTATATAATAAATTGTTGCAATATGATAAATGGGAAAGATATGATGAATGGTTTGCAACAAACTTTGTTGTTGAAGATGGAGTTTATAAAGGGTTATATGCGATAAACATGAAAGATGGTAAATTGTATTTATTTAAGAGCAAAGCAGCAATAATTGCAACAGGAGGAGTAGGAAGGCTTTACGCCTTTACTACATATTCTCATACTGCAACTGGAGATGGCTTAGCTATGTCTTTTAGAGCAGGTGTGCCTGTAAAGGATCCTGAATTCGTTCAATTCCATCCAACAGGAATTGTCCCTCAAGGTATCTTGATTACAGAAGGTGCTAGAGGGGAAGGAGGTGTTTTATTAAACAATAAAGGAGAAAGGTTTATGTTAAGAAATGATTGTGCTCCAAAAATGAAAGAACTAGCACCAAGGGATGTTGTTAGCAGATGTATGGTAAAGGAGTATTTAGAAGGGAGAGCTTTTATAGATGAAGCCTCTGGAATGCCATATTTATTATTGGATTTAACTCATTTAGGTGAAGAAAAAATAAATGATAAATTACCATCTATAAGAGAAATAGCTATAAGATATGATGGTATTGATCCTGTTGAACAACCAATTCCTGTATTTCCTTCTGCACATTATCATATGGGTGGTATTAATGCAGATCCATATTATAGGGTTTTAGATGAGCATGGAAATTGGATTAGAGGTCTATTTACAGCTGGAGAGGCAAGTGCAGCATCAATACATGGTGCAAATAGATTGGGAAGCAATAGTACTGCAGAATGTTTAACAAGCGGTAGAATAACAGGGGAGCTTGCTGCTCAATATGCATTAAATTCAGATTTCCCAGATGGTCCAGATCCTAAGAGGACAAAACAAGAAGAGGACTGGGTATGGGGGTTGTTAAAGAGGGAAAGAGGGGAACCTTCATATGGAATAAAACATGAATTGCAAGAAACGATGTCTAAAGATTTCTATGTTTTTAGAGATGGTAAAGGTATGAAAGAAGGTCTATCAAAGATATTAGAATTAAGGAAGAGGTTTATTAATAATGCATACATTGAAGATAAGGGTTATATTTATAATACTGACTTAGTTGCTGCAATTGAAACAATGAACTTATTAGATAATGCGCTGATAGTGTCTAAATCAGCAATTAATAGAGAAGAAAGTAGGGGTGCTCATTTCAGAACAGATTTCCCGAAGAGAGATGATAACAATTGGCTTAAACATACATTAGTTATAAGAAATGGGAATGATGATGTCTCAATATTATATTGTCCTGTTACAATAAATACTTGGAAGCCCGTTGAAAGGAAATATTAA
- a CDS encoding glycosyltransferase, producing the protein MQVQYIDLNQIQTLLKVINVEYQSYLPKWAMIYIAATGTIASLLAAVELAIFVSPMNSTNKYNVDDLKKKLSYYPLVSIILPSYKEGDLLKRALKSINEQTYPHNKIEVILAVEKDDNTIDKALDIVGLSNCKENCCSSSMGDIKTKIVYGKGNGKPSALNEALKCVEGEIIGVLDADDILTKNAIITAVSYLVNQDIDAIQLPREVILDKESKKTFKGAHIRAQEAEMFLYTKLLAPVMEKLSGISWVMGSGYFVKKDVLNKLGGWEEKAATEDLDLSIRMIASGYKIKVISESPVYTEPVRNYSQLITQKERWVRGMLLLVPKVLRHPRKSWPLLSIYLMPIAEYATILWPIMAPYALKYAIIAFFIEFLIGFASYYTIYKRVGKTIRPLPIILAIYGITSWIALAKLVIGRAHEWKGTRLTKGIKVSKK; encoded by the coding sequence ATGCAAGTACAATATATTGATTTAAACCAAATCCAAACATTGCTAAAGGTAATTAATGTTGAATACCAATCGTATTTGCCAAAATGGGCCATGATATATATAGCAGCAACTGGTACCATTGCAAGCCTACTAGCAGCAGTTGAACTAGCTATATTTGTATCTCCAATGAACTCAACAAATAAATATAATGTTGATGATCTAAAGAAAAAATTAAGTTATTATCCATTAGTATCTATAATATTACCTTCCTATAAAGAAGGTGATTTATTAAAAAGGGCTTTAAAATCTATTAATGAACAAACATATCCTCATAATAAAATAGAAGTTATTTTAGCAGTGGAAAAGGATGATAATACGATAGATAAGGCATTAGATATCGTTGGTTTATCAAACTGTAAAGAAAATTGTTGTAGTTCGTCTATGGGAGATATAAAAACTAAGATCGTATATGGTAAAGGAAATGGTAAGCCTTCAGCATTAAATGAAGCACTAAAATGTGTTGAAGGTGAAATAATTGGGGTTTTAGATGCCGATGATATATTAACAAAAAATGCTATTATAACAGCAGTTTCATATTTGGTTAATCAAGATATAGATGCTATTCAATTGCCAAGAGAAGTGATTCTAGACAAAGAATCAAAAAAGACCTTTAAAGGGGCTCATATAAGAGCACAAGAGGCTGAGATGTTCCTTTATACCAAATTACTAGCTCCAGTAATGGAAAAATTATCTGGAATTTCATGGGTTATGGGCTCAGGATACTTCGTCAAAAAAGATGTTTTAAATAAACTAGGCGGTTGGGAAGAAAAAGCAGCAACAGAAGATCTTGACTTAAGTATAAGGATGATAGCATCAGGATATAAAATAAAAGTTATCTCAGAAAGTCCAGTTTATACAGAACCTGTAAGAAATTACTCTCAACTAATAACACAAAAAGAAAGATGGGTAAGAGGAATGTTATTATTAGTTCCTAAAGTACTTAGACATCCAAGAAAAAGCTGGCCATTATTATCTATTTATTTGATGCCTATAGCAGAATATGCAACAATTTTATGGCCTATTATGGCACCATATGCATTAAAATATGCAATCATAGCCTTCTTCATAGAATTTTTAATTGGATTTGCCTCATATTATACAATATATAAGAGAGTTGGAAAAACGATAAGACCTTTGCCAATAATTCTTGCAATATATGGAATAACATCGTGGATTGCCTTAGCAAAATTAGTTATTGGTAGAGCTCATGAATGGAAAGGTACTAGATTGACAAAAGGAATAAAAGTAAGTAAGAAATAA
- a CDS encoding MFS transporter: MEDINKLTIISFIRTFSISIINPYIGLALNQNYKLPIYLVGLYYLGYTLATALGYIFGGYLADFIGRRNAMIISTIMASIFLALSLFNLSLFVAFMFFFNNAYGSANTTAVGDTSDNLKGLVKSFSRVRIGANAGWAIGPAIGGFLYEKYGFNKIILLASIFSIIAVPFLIKIPNIKGSRKILIKPSKKFSKFLIPSTLTSIIMGQLGLPFVLYVSKIFSISTAGYMFTINGLMVVFFQDFFGRKFAKFNYKYSLALGMFIYSISYLNLIFINKIIELALDIVLLTIAEMIVSPINNAVANAMVESGDRGKYMGLFGLTVGIGRTLGQSLSTELSFSKNIEWGNVSFMALLSSILYLVLIEI; this comes from the coding sequence TTGGAAGATATAAATAAATTGACAATAATAAGCTTCATAAGAACCTTTTCCATTTCAATAATAAACCCATATATTGGTTTAGCGCTTAATCAAAACTATAAATTACCAATTTATCTTGTTGGATTATATTATTTAGGATATACATTAGCAACTGCATTAGGATACATATTTGGGGGTTATCTTGCAGATTTTATTGGAAGAAGAAATGCAATGATTATATCTACAATTATGGCATCTATATTTTTAGCTTTATCTTTGTTTAATTTATCACTTTTTGTGGCATTTATGTTCTTCTTTAATAATGCATATGGTTCAGCTAATACAACAGCTGTTGGTGACACGTCTGACAATCTTAAAGGCCTTGTGAAATCTTTCAGCAGGGTAAGAATAGGAGCAAATGCAGGTTGGGCTATTGGACCTGCTATTGGTGGTTTTTTATATGAAAAATACGGCTTTAATAAAATTATTTTATTAGCAAGCATATTCTCTATAATAGCTGTTCCATTTCTTATTAAAATACCTAATATTAAAGGATCTAGGAAAATATTAATCAAACCATCTAAGAAATTCAGCAAATTTTTAATTCCATCAACATTAACTTCAATAATTATGGGCCAGCTAGGACTACCTTTTGTACTGTATGTATCAAAAATTTTTTCCATATCAACTGCAGGATATATGTTTACCATAAATGGATTAATGGTAGTTTTCTTTCAAGATTTTTTCGGAAGAAAATTTGCAAAATTTAACTATAAATATTCTTTAGCCTTAGGTATGTTCATTTACTCCATTTCATATCTTAATTTAATATTTATTAACAAAATTATTGAATTGGCCTTAGATATTGTTTTATTAACAATAGCAGAAATGATAGTATCTCCAATAAATAACGCTGTAGCAAATGCAATGGTTGAAAGCGGTGATAGAGGAAAATATATGGGTTTATTTGGATTAACTGTTGGTATAGGTAGAACTTTAGGTCAGTCTTTAAGCACAGAGTTATCTTTTTCAAAAAACATAGAGTGGGGCAATGTTTCTTTTATGGCTTTATTATCATCTATCCTTTACCTAGTATTAATTGAAATATAA
- a CDS encoding NUDIX hydrolase: MGRTYPNNPLVGVGTLLIRDNKILLIKRLNDPERGKWAIPGGHVELGEKLMDAAKREFLEETNIDTEPLGVVNVDEIITKQENKVLFHYVLITVLMKDNGKTPKAGSDAEDVKFVDLKDTKKLNDISITTQRLITKILTNEVNLERPIPVITSSPY; encoded by the coding sequence ATGGGAAGAACATATCCAAATAATCCTTTGGTAGGAGTTGGCACATTGTTAATAAGGGATAATAAAATATTGCTGATTAAAAGACTAAATGACCCTGAAAGGGGGAAGTGGGCAATTCCTGGAGGTCATGTAGAATTAGGTGAAAAATTGATGGATGCTGCGAAAAGAGAATTCCTTGAGGAAACAAATATAGATACCGAGCCATTAGGAGTTGTTAATGTTGATGAAATTATTACAAAACAAGAAAACAAAGTTTTATTCCATTATGTGTTAATAACAGTTTTAATGAAGGATAACGGAAAAACACCTAAAGCAGGGAGTGATGCTGAAGATGTAAAATTTGTAGATTTAAAAGATACAAAAAAATTGAATGATATTTCCATAACAACCCAAAGGTTGATTACTAAAATCCTAACAAATGAAGTAAACCTTGAAAGACCAATACCTGTTATTACTTCTAGTCCTTATTAA